The Streptomyces tendae genome has a window encoding:
- a CDS encoding TMEM165/GDT1 family protein: protein MISLTVTAVVFGVVFLAELPDKTALAGLVLGTRYRASYVFAGVAAAFAVHVALAVAAGSVLTLLPQQLVHALTGLLFLGGAAVLLFRKDDDEEEVRKPEDQSFWKVAGAGFMLILVAEFGDLTQIMTANLAARYDDPLSVGLGAVLALWAVAGLGIVGGKALMKRVPLKLITRIAALLMLGLGVWSLWEAVAG, encoded by the coding sequence TTGATCAGCCTGACCGTGACGGCCGTCGTCTTCGGCGTCGTCTTCCTGGCCGAACTGCCCGACAAGACCGCGCTCGCCGGGCTCGTCCTCGGCACCCGCTACCGCGCCTCGTACGTCTTCGCCGGTGTCGCCGCCGCCTTCGCGGTGCACGTCGCCCTGGCGGTGGCGGCGGGAAGTGTGCTGACCCTGCTGCCGCAGCAGCTCGTGCACGCGCTCACGGGCTTGCTCTTCCTCGGCGGCGCGGCGGTGCTGCTGTTCAGGAAGGACGACGACGAGGAGGAGGTCCGCAAGCCCGAGGACCAGTCCTTCTGGAAGGTCGCCGGGGCCGGGTTCATGCTGATCCTCGTCGCCGAGTTCGGCGACCTCACACAGATCATGACGGCGAACCTCGCCGCCCGGTACGACGACCCGCTGTCCGTGGGTCTGGGTGCCGTGCTCGCGCTGTGGGCGGTGGCCGGTCTCGGCATCGTCGGCGGCAAGGCGCTGATGAAGCGGGTGCCGCTGAAGCTCATCACGCGGATAGCCGCGCTGCTCATGCTGGGCCTCGGTGTGTGGAGCCTGTGGGAGGCGGTCGCCGGGTGA
- a CDS encoding peptidoglycan-binding protein: MEQPNGHPCPECGAPRNRDNTPACGCTRRASEALRDARTAEAAAAEDFDPLRIRPYVELDDHPAPTTPDGSPGSPHTPPAPAESRHTPPPPDAAPPTPAPGASSSPADPTAHGRPQSPEPGEPPAPDATMTLKAVRPDTAPPGTAPSGTTPGTGASGPGARDAGAPGTRAAGTDASVADARGTGTPGTGALVGARGTRAAGADASVAGAHGTGVHGTGAPGAGASHAGAEAHDTGAHGAEAHDTGARGAEGNAAGGVQAPVPAEGAVDATMTLRAVQPGAAAGAAGTGAATAAVSGLPTPLAPGTARPNADDLGLFDDATRPLRHVPAGAAAAASRQTDGEPPRRSRLRRGALIAASGAVVVVLGAAGWASGLFSYDSPSRDDAAPDDIRASVPDQPSGSPSAEPSPGASSASPPASPSASDSPSAGASASASPSPSASSSAPSASAPAEPSATASTGAASSAPAVAPEPSDPGGTAPVLRRGDRGPEVTELQQRLRQVWLYHGDIHGQYTPRVEEAVRAYQWSRGIAEEMGVYGPQTRARLEAETQG, from the coding sequence GTGGAACAGCCGAACGGACACCCGTGCCCGGAATGCGGTGCGCCCAGGAACAGGGACAACACCCCGGCGTGCGGCTGCACCCGGCGTGCGTCCGAGGCCCTGCGCGACGCCCGCACCGCGGAGGCGGCAGCGGCGGAGGACTTCGACCCCCTGCGCATACGGCCGTACGTAGAACTGGACGACCACCCCGCCCCCACTACGCCGGACGGGTCCCCGGGGTCCCCCCACACGCCTCCGGCACCGGCCGAAAGCCGGCACACGCCCCCGCCCCCGGACGCCGCACCGCCCACTCCGGCACCCGGGGCCTCCTCCTCGCCCGCCGACCCGACGGCGCACGGCCGGCCGCAGTCGCCGGAACCCGGGGAGCCGCCGGCGCCCGACGCCACGATGACCCTGAAGGCCGTCCGCCCCGACACGGCCCCACCTGGTACGGCGCCGTCCGGGACGACGCCAGGCACCGGGGCGTCCGGCCCGGGCGCGCGCGACGCGGGAGCCCCCGGCACGAGGGCGGCCGGCACGGATGCGTCCGTCGCCGACGCGCGCGGCACGGGCACGCCCGGCACCGGAGCCCTCGTGGGCGCGCGCGGCACGAGGGCGGCCGGCGCGGATGCGTCCGTCGCCGGCGCGCACGGCACGGGCGTGCACGGCACCGGAGCCCCCGGCGCGGGCGCATCCCACGCCGGCGCGGAAGCGCACGACACCGGCGCGCACGGCGCGGAAGCGCACGACACCGGCGCGCGCGGCGCGGAAGGGAACGCCGCCGGCGGGGTGCAGGCACCGGTGCCGGCCGAGGGCGCGGTCGACGCCACCATGACGCTGCGGGCCGTCCAGCCCGGCGCGGCGGCGGGAGCCGCAGGGACCGGCGCCGCCACAGCGGCCGTGTCCGGGTTGCCCACCCCCCTCGCGCCGGGGACGGCACGGCCCAACGCGGACGACCTCGGCCTCTTCGACGACGCCACGCGCCCCCTGCGCCACGTGCCCGCAGGGGCGGCGGCAGCGGCCTCGCGGCAGACAGACGGCGAACCCCCGCGGCGGAGCCGCCTGAGGCGCGGTGCGCTGATCGCGGCGTCCGGTGCGGTCGTGGTCGTGCTGGGCGCGGCGGGATGGGCGAGCGGGCTGTTCTCCTACGACTCACCGTCCCGGGACGACGCGGCACCGGACGACATCAGGGCGAGCGTGCCGGACCAGCCGTCCGGGTCGCCGTCGGCGGAGCCGTCCCCCGGCGCTTCGTCCGCGTCGCCGCCCGCGTCCCCCTCGGCCTCGGACTCCCCGTCCGCCGGCGCGAGCGCGTCCGCCTCCCCGTCGCCCTCGGCGTCCAGTTCCGCGCCGAGCGCCTCCGCACCGGCCGAGCCGTCGGCGACCGCGTCGACCGGTGCCGCGTCGTCCGCGCCCGCCGTGGCCCCGGAGCCGTCGGACCCGGGCGGCACCGCGCCGGTGCTGCGGCGCGGGGACCGGGGCCCGGAGGTCACCGAACTCCAGCAGCGTCTGCGCCAGGTGTGGCTGTACCACGGCGACATCCACGGGCAGTACACCCCGCGCGTGGAAGAAGCGGTCCGGGCCTACCAGTGGTCGCGCGGTATCGCGGAGGAGATGGGCGTCTACGGCCCCCAGACCCGCGCCCGCCTGGAGGCGGAAACCCAGGGCTGA
- a CDS encoding FmdB family zinc ribbon protein, producing the protein MPRYEYRCRTCGDTFELSRPMAESSAPAACPAGHDDTVKLLSTVAVGGTASASAAAPAPGAGGGGGGCCGGGCCG; encoded by the coding sequence ATGCCTCGCTACGAGTACCGCTGCCGCACCTGCGGCGACACGTTCGAACTGAGCCGTCCGATGGCGGAGTCCTCGGCCCCCGCGGCCTGCCCGGCGGGCCACGACGACACGGTGAAGCTGCTGTCCACGGTGGCCGTGGGCGGCACCGCCTCCGCGTCCGCGGCGGCCCCGGCGCCCGGCGCGGGCGGGGGTGGCGGCGGCTGCTGCGGCGGGGGATGCTGCGGCTGA
- a CDS encoding DUF4097 family beta strand repeat-containing protein: MTATTRAARTTRMSGTRRTRALALAGAVVVLGAALTACASADDDTEPDHRTFGLPGTTLTIDSDDSALEIVASDTQPAGEIAVTRWFQGSVALGSDPKVTWSMEGDRLVLREKCSGFVADCAAKHRIEVPRGVAVTVEDKDGSVRAEGFRDALTIRTTDGSVRVTDTSGPLELHTGDGSVRAEVSSRSVRTRSGDGSVHLTLGAVPDRVESRSGDGSLTIELPRGAYRVDTSTGDGAEDVSVPRDDSSAHEVTARTGDGKLTVRTAN, translated from the coding sequence ATGACCGCCACCACCCGCGCCGCCCGCACCACCCGTATGTCCGGCACCCGGCGGACGCGGGCCCTCGCGCTCGCCGGTGCCGTCGTGGTGCTGGGCGCGGCGCTGACCGCCTGCGCCTCGGCCGACGACGACACCGAGCCGGACCACCGCACCTTCGGCCTGCCCGGCACCACCCTCACCATCGACTCCGACGACTCCGCGCTGGAGATCGTCGCCTCGGACACGCAGCCGGCGGGCGAGATCGCGGTCACCCGCTGGTTCCAGGGCAGCGTCGCCCTCGGCTCGGACCCGAAGGTCACCTGGTCCATGGAGGGCGACCGGCTGGTGCTGCGCGAGAAGTGTTCGGGCTTCGTCGCCGACTGCGCCGCCAAGCACCGCATCGAGGTGCCGCGCGGGGTCGCGGTCACCGTCGAGGACAAGGACGGCAGCGTCCGCGCCGAGGGCTTCCGGGACGCGCTGACGATCCGCACCACGGACGGCTCCGTCCGGGTCACGGACACCAGTGGCCCCCTGGAGCTGCACACCGGCGACGGATCGGTGCGCGCGGAGGTCTCCTCGCGCAGCGTGCGCACGCGGAGCGGGGACGGATCGGTGCACCTCACCCTCGGCGCCGTACCGGACCGGGTGGAGTCCCGCAGCGGCGACGGTTCGCTGACCATCGAGCTGCCCCGCGGCGCGTACCGGGTGGACACCTCCACCGGGGACGGCGCCGAGGACGTGTCCGTGCCGCGCGACGACTCCAGCGCCCACGAGGTGACCGCCCGCACCGGAGACGGCAAACTCACCGTGCGCACGGCGAACTGA
- a CDS encoding DoxX family protein: protein MNGRLTSAQPYALGLFRMVVGLLFACHGAVSLLGLLGGTDGNGGTVGTGTWPGWYAALIELVGGGLVLLGLGTRAAAFISSGAMAYAYFKVHQPEALWPIQNRGEGAAMYCWAMFLLVFTGSGAFGLDRLLAKRSTAREGQPAEQTPVTA from the coding sequence ATGAACGGACGCCTCACCAGCGCCCAGCCCTACGCCCTGGGCCTGTTCCGCATGGTCGTCGGACTGCTCTTCGCCTGCCACGGCGCCGTGTCCCTGCTCGGCCTGCTCGGCGGCACGGACGGCAACGGCGGCACCGTCGGGACCGGCACCTGGCCGGGCTGGTACGCCGCCCTGATCGAACTCGTCGGCGGCGGGCTCGTCCTGCTCGGCCTCGGCACCCGCGCCGCCGCGTTCATATCGTCCGGCGCGATGGCGTACGCGTACTTCAAGGTGCACCAGCCGGAGGCCCTCTGGCCGATCCAGAACCGTGGCGAGGGCGCGGCCATGTACTGCTGGGCCATGTTCCTGCTCGTCTTCACCGGCTCCGGGGCCTTCGGCCTCGACCGCCTGCTCGCCAAGCGCTCCACGGCACGGGAGGGACAGCCGGCGGAGCAGACCCCGGTGACCGCGTGA
- a CDS encoding HAD-IA family hydrolase, with translation MTATPSVLTARALLLDMDGTLVNSDASVERVWRRWADRHGLDGDEVMKVVHGRQGFASMAMLLPDRPMEQNYAENARMLAEETADTEGVVPIPGAREFLASLAGLPHALVTSADVALSTARMAAAGLEQPAVRVTAESVGASKPDPEGFLKGAAELGVTPADCVVFEDSGAGIAAGRAAGMRVVGIGPRAGFHGPDVVVRDLTQVRVERMPSGMIRLHIAA, from the coding sequence ATGACGGCCACCCCCTCCGTACTCACCGCCCGTGCCCTTCTGCTGGACATGGACGGCACCCTCGTCAACTCCGACGCCTCCGTCGAGCGCGTCTGGCGGCGCTGGGCCGACCGCCACGGACTCGACGGCGACGAGGTCATGAAGGTGGTGCACGGACGCCAGGGTTTCGCCTCGATGGCCATGCTGCTGCCCGACCGGCCCATGGAGCAGAACTACGCCGAGAACGCCCGGATGCTCGCGGAGGAGACCGCGGACACCGAGGGTGTCGTCCCGATTCCAGGCGCCCGTGAGTTCCTCGCGTCCCTCGCCGGGCTGCCGCACGCGCTCGTGACGTCCGCGGACGTCGCCCTGTCCACGGCACGGATGGCCGCCGCCGGGCTGGAGCAGCCCGCGGTCCGCGTCACGGCGGAGTCGGTCGGCGCGAGCAAGCCGGATCCGGAGGGCTTCCTGAAGGGCGCGGCGGAGCTGGGTGTCACCCCGGCCGACTGCGTCGTCTTCGAGGACTCCGGTGCGGGGATCGCGGCGGGGCGCGCCGCGGGCATGCGGGTGGTGGGGATCGGGCCGCGGGCCGGCTTCCACGGGCCGGACGTGGTCGTCCGTGATCTGACACAGGTGCGGGTGGAGCGGATGCCCTCGGGGATGATCCGGCTGCACATCGCCGCGTAG
- a CDS encoding HNH endonuclease family protein has protein sequence MTKFYARRRLSIAAALTGLIASAGLFNAPAASAALPTPVSAATARSYLATLPVRTESRTGYNRDLFPHWITVSGSCNTRETILKRDGTNVVTDSACAATSGSWYSPYDGATWSAASDVDIDHMVPLAEAWDSGASSWTTAQRQSFANDLTRPQLIAVTDNVNQSKGDQDPATWMPSRTAYRCTYVRAWVQVKYHYGLAVDSAEKSALQGYLNNC, from the coding sequence ATGACGAAGTTCTACGCGCGTCGACGGCTCAGCATAGCCGCCGCGCTCACCGGACTCATAGCCTCCGCGGGGCTGTTCAACGCCCCGGCCGCCTCCGCCGCCCTCCCCACCCCGGTGAGCGCCGCCACCGCCCGCAGCTACCTCGCCACCCTCCCCGTGCGCACCGAGAGCCGCACCGGCTACAACCGCGACCTGTTCCCGCACTGGATCACCGTCAGCGGCAGCTGCAACACCCGCGAGACGATCCTCAAGCGCGACGGTACGAACGTCGTCACGGACTCCGCCTGCGCCGCCACCAGCGGCAGCTGGTACTCCCCGTACGACGGTGCCACCTGGTCCGCCGCGTCCGACGTCGACATCGACCACATGGTGCCGCTGGCCGAGGCCTGGGACTCCGGCGCGAGCTCCTGGACCACCGCCCAGCGCCAGTCCTTCGCCAACGACCTCACCCGCCCGCAGCTCATCGCCGTCACGGACAACGTCAACCAGTCCAAGGGCGACCAGGACCCGGCCACCTGGATGCCGTCCCGCACGGCCTACCGCTGCACGTACGTCCGGGCCTGGGTCCAGGTGAAGTACCACTACGGCCTGGCCGTCGACTCGGCCGAGAAGTCCGCGCTTCAGGGGTACCTGAACAACTGCTGA
- a CDS encoding DUF2277 domain-containing protein: protein MCRSIKTLRPPALPEEATEEEIRAAALQYVRKVSGFRAPAAHNREVFDRAVEAIAEATADLLENLEVRGTPARQVAG, encoded by the coding sequence ATGTGCCGGAGTATCAAGACCCTGCGTCCGCCCGCGCTGCCCGAGGAGGCCACGGAGGAGGAGATCCGGGCCGCCGCCCTGCAGTACGTCAGGAAGGTGTCCGGCTTCCGGGCGCCGGCCGCCCACAACCGCGAGGTGTTCGACCGTGCGGTCGAGGCGATCGCCGAGGCCACGGCCGACCTCCTGGAGAATTTGGAAGTCCGCGGCACCCCGGCCCGCCAGGTGGCGGGCTGA
- a CDS encoding HAD family hydrolase has protein sequence MPVIVASDLDRTLIYSAAALALTMPDARAPRLLCVEVHESRPLSYLTETAAQLLTELGDEALFVPTTTRTRKQYQRINLPGPAPTYAICANGGHLLVDGVSDPDWHASVQARLADECAPLAEVQEHLLRTADPVWVRKHRTAEDLFAYLVVERELLREEWVKELGEWAENRGWTVSLQGRKIYAVPKPLTKSAAMREVARRTGADLTLAAGDSLLDADLLLAADLGWRPGHGELAEASWTAPGIRSLPERGVAAGERILRELLRTIRSR, from the coding sequence ATGCCCGTCATCGTCGCCAGCGACCTCGACCGCACCCTCATCTACTCCGCCGCCGCCCTCGCCCTGACCATGCCCGACGCGCGGGCGCCCAGGCTGCTGTGCGTGGAGGTCCACGAGAGCCGGCCCCTGTCCTACCTGACGGAGACCGCCGCCCAGCTCCTCACCGAGCTGGGTGACGAGGCCCTGTTCGTCCCCACCACGACCCGCACCCGCAAGCAGTACCAGCGCATCAACCTGCCCGGCCCCGCCCCGACGTACGCGATCTGCGCCAACGGCGGGCACCTGCTCGTCGACGGTGTCTCCGACCCCGACTGGCACGCGAGCGTCCAGGCCCGGCTGGCCGACGAGTGCGCGCCGCTGGCCGAGGTGCAGGAGCACCTGCTGCGCACCGCCGACCCCGTGTGGGTGCGCAAGCACCGGACCGCCGAGGACCTCTTCGCCTACCTCGTCGTCGAGCGCGAGCTGCTGCGCGAGGAGTGGGTGAAGGAACTCGGCGAGTGGGCGGAGAACCGCGGCTGGACGGTGTCCCTCCAGGGCCGCAAGATCTACGCCGTGCCCAAGCCGCTCACCAAGAGCGCGGCCATGCGGGAGGTCGCCCGGCGCACCGGCGCGGACCTCACCCTCGCCGCGGGTGACTCCCTCCTCGACGCGGACCTGCTGCTCGCCGCCGACCTGGGCTGGCGCCCCGGCCACGGCGAACTCGCCGAGGCGTCCTGGACGGCCCCCGGCATCCGCTCCCTGCCCGAGCGGGGCGTCGCGGCGGGCGAACGCATCCTCCGCGAACTCCTGCGCACCATCCGCTCGCGCTGA
- a CDS encoding DedA family protein, with the protein MESVGSLVGSPWIYAVVALSVLLDVFLPVLPSGVLVITAATAAAASTAAYVPDMLILTLCAATASVLGDLVAYRLAWRGGPRLDRAIARSRRLRSAQERLGAALARGGGGLVVLARFAPAGRSVVSLGAGAARHRARDFLPWSALAGLSWAGYSVALGYFGGQWLGATWLATAVSVGALFAAGAGAAYLMRRPRPSQAQAR; encoded by the coding sequence GTGGAGAGTGTCGGGTCGCTGGTCGGCAGCCCGTGGATCTACGCGGTGGTGGCCCTGTCGGTCCTGCTCGACGTGTTCCTCCCGGTGCTGCCCAGCGGGGTGCTGGTGATCACCGCGGCCACGGCGGCGGCCGCGAGCACCGCGGCCTACGTACCCGACATGCTGATCCTGACGTTGTGCGCCGCCACCGCCTCCGTCCTCGGCGACCTGGTCGCCTACCGCCTCGCCTGGCGCGGCGGCCCCCGCCTGGACCGGGCCATCGCCCGCTCCCGCCGGCTGCGCAGCGCGCAGGAACGTCTCGGCGCCGCGCTCGCCCGGGGCGGCGGCGGCCTCGTGGTCCTCGCGCGGTTCGCGCCGGCGGGCCGCTCGGTGGTCTCCCTCGGCGCCGGCGCCGCCCGCCACCGCGCCCGCGACTTCCTCCCCTGGTCGGCCCTGGCGGGTCTGTCCTGGGCGGGTTACAGCGTCGCCCTCGGCTACTTCGGCGGCCAGTGGCTCGGCGCCACGTGGCTGGCCACGGCGGTCTCCGTCGGCGCGCTCTTCGCCGCGGGCGCCGGCGCCGCCTACCTGATGCGCCGCCCCCGCCCCTCCCAGGCCCAGGCCCGGTAA
- a CDS encoding DedA family protein: MTAGAAHGITSAAETGGGPQWVNSLMDALGAPGAGLAIALENLFPPIPSEVILPLAGFAASSGRMSLVAVLLWTTAGSVVGALALYGVGALLGRERTLALAGRLPLVKVGDVEKTEAWFLRHGSKAVFFGRMIPVFRSLVSVPAGVERMPLPLFLGLTTLGSAIWNTAFVLAGWALGDNWTEVASVVSAYSKVVLAAAALALVTFVILRLRRARTAKDDAPAGPDDTRPTPSSADTLTLRRPD, encoded by the coding sequence ATGACAGCCGGCGCAGCACACGGGATCACATCCGCCGCGGAGACGGGCGGCGGACCGCAGTGGGTCAACAGCCTCATGGACGCCCTCGGCGCCCCCGGGGCCGGACTCGCCATCGCGCTGGAGAACCTCTTCCCGCCCATCCCCAGCGAGGTGATCCTGCCGCTCGCGGGGTTCGCCGCGAGCAGCGGGCGGATGAGCCTCGTCGCCGTGCTGCTGTGGACCACCGCCGGCTCGGTGGTCGGCGCGCTCGCGCTGTACGGGGTGGGCGCACTGCTCGGCCGGGAGCGGACGCTGGCGCTCGCGGGGCGGCTGCCGCTGGTGAAGGTCGGGGACGTCGAGAAGACGGAGGCGTGGTTCCTGCGGCACGGGTCGAAGGCGGTGTTCTTCGGCCGGATGATCCCGGTCTTCCGCAGTCTCGTCTCGGTGCCCGCCGGGGTGGAGCGGATGCCGCTGCCGTTGTTCCTGGGCCTGACCACGCTGGGCAGCGCGATCTGGAACACGGCGTTCGTGCTGGCGGGCTGGGCGCTCGGCGACAACTGGACCGAGGTCGCGTCCGTCGTCTCGGCCTACTCCAAGGTGGTGCTGGCGGCTGCCGCCCTGGCCCTCGTGACCTTCGTGATCCTGCGCCTGCGCCGCGCCCGCACCGCCAAGGACGACGCGCCCGCCGGGCCGGACGACACCCGGCCGACCCCCTCCTCGGCGGACACCCTCACCCTGCGCCGCCCCGACTGA
- a CDS encoding alkaline phosphatase D family protein: MAGLRLGPLLRYVDGSSATVWAETDGPGTVEVRCPDGSGGTSGTFQVAGHHYALVRVTGLAPGTATPYEVFVDGTRVWPLDREPFPSFPPSVIRTPAGDDRARISFGSCRWASPPTGEPDPVGPDALDALAKRIAADPEGERPDVLLLLGDQVYADETSEATKEWLAGRRDLSRPPGSQVADYEEYTHLYYESWLDPQVRWLLSTVPTCMIFDDHDVIDDWNTSASWVEDMRATSWWRERVLSGLMSYWVYQHLGNLSPADVDADPLYAAVRKAPDGTDALRAFAAEAEADATAVRWSYRRDFGRVRLVMVDSRAARVLEEGRRSMLDRDEADWLRAQVFDDRGSYDHLLIGTSLPWLLPHLVHDVEAWSSVLCRGDKGPRWARLGEKLRRAADLEHWSAFPDSFAELAELVADAGSGPDAPATVCVLSGDVHHAYVAEPSWPGRPRPDARVLQLTCSPVHNSIPASMRAGFRFGWSSAARGLGRVFVRHGGLGRPPVGWRRTGGPWFGNQLMTLATRGRSAVLRLEHAQQDGSGVRLRRVTERQLSR, from the coding sequence ATGGCCGGACTGCGACTCGGACCACTGCTGAGGTACGTCGACGGCTCGTCCGCGACGGTCTGGGCCGAGACGGACGGCCCGGGCACCGTGGAGGTGCGCTGTCCGGACGGTTCCGGCGGAACGTCCGGCACCTTTCAGGTGGCCGGTCATCACTACGCGCTGGTGCGCGTCACCGGCCTCGCACCGGGGACGGCCACCCCGTACGAGGTGTTCGTGGACGGCACCCGGGTGTGGCCGCTCGACCGGGAGCCCTTCCCCTCGTTCCCGCCGTCGGTGATCCGCACCCCGGCCGGCGACGACCGGGCGCGCATCTCCTTCGGCTCCTGCCGCTGGGCCTCCCCGCCCACCGGGGAGCCCGACCCCGTGGGGCCCGACGCCCTGGACGCGCTGGCGAAGCGCATCGCCGCCGACCCGGAGGGCGAACGGCCCGACGTGCTGCTGCTCCTGGGCGACCAGGTGTACGCCGACGAGACGTCCGAGGCCACGAAGGAGTGGCTGGCCGGGCGCCGCGACCTGAGCCGGCCGCCGGGCAGCCAGGTGGCCGACTACGAGGAGTACACCCACCTATACTACGAGTCCTGGCTCGACCCGCAGGTGCGCTGGCTGCTGTCCACCGTGCCCACCTGCATGATCTTCGACGACCACGACGTGATCGACGACTGGAACACCTCCGCCTCCTGGGTCGAGGACATGCGCGCCACCTCCTGGTGGCGGGAGCGGGTGCTGAGCGGGCTGATGTCGTACTGGGTGTACCAGCACCTGGGCAACCTCTCCCCCGCCGACGTCGACGCCGATCCGCTGTACGCGGCCGTACGGAAGGCCCCGGACGGCACCGACGCGCTGCGCGCCTTCGCCGCCGAGGCGGAGGCCGACGCGACGGCCGTGCGCTGGAGCTACCGGCGCGACTTCGGCCGGGTGCGGCTGGTCATGGTGGACAGCCGTGCCGCCCGGGTGCTGGAGGAGGGGCGGCGCTCGATGCTCGACCGGGACGAGGCCGACTGGCTGCGCGCCCAGGTGTTCGACGACCGGGGCTCGTACGACCACCTGCTCATCGGCACGTCGCTGCCCTGGCTGCTCCCCCACCTGGTGCACGATGTCGAGGCGTGGAGCTCCGTGCTGTGCCGGGGCGACAAGGGGCCGCGCTGGGCCCGGCTCGGGGAGAAGCTGCGGCGGGCGGCGGACCTGGAGCACTGGTCGGCGTTCCCGGACTCGTTCGCCGAGCTGGCGGAGCTGGTCGCGGACGCGGGCAGCGGTCCGGACGCGCCCGCCACGGTGTGCGTGCTGTCCGGGGACGTCCATCACGCCTATGTCGCCGAGCCGAGCTGGCCGGGGCGTCCGAGGCCGGACGCGCGCGTGCTGCAGCTGACCTGCTCGCCGGTCCACAACTCCATCCCCGCCTCGATGCGGGCCGGCTTCCGCTTCGGGTGGAGCAGCGCCGCCCGGGGGCTGGGCCGGGTGTTCGTGCGGCACGGCGGGCTCGGGCGGCCGCCGGTCGGCTGGCGCCGGACGGGCGGGCCCTGGTTCGGCAACCAGCTCATGACGCTGGCCACGCGGGGGCGTTCGGCGGTGCTGCGGCTGGAGCACGCCCAGCAGGACGGGTCCGGGGTGCGGCTGCGGCGTGTGACGGAGCGGCAGTTGAGCCGCTGA
- a CDS encoding PGPGW domain-containing protein — MSSRNVLRRGFALVAGVALLLVGVALLVLPGPGLLLILAGLLVLAEQFPTVARFVDPVRRRAMSAARESVSSPARIAGSCLVAAALLAAGLFWGVMPELPFGGWPTGAGLILSSLILIALLVYSYRTTRTDVRGTG; from the coding sequence GTGAGCAGCCGAAACGTCCTGCGCAGGGGATTCGCACTCGTGGCCGGGGTCGCGCTGCTGCTCGTCGGCGTCGCGCTGCTGGTCCTGCCCGGCCCCGGACTGCTGCTCATCCTCGCCGGGCTGCTGGTCCTCGCCGAACAGTTCCCCACCGTGGCCCGCTTCGTCGACCCCGTGCGCCGGCGCGCCATGAGCGCGGCCAGGGAGAGCGTCTCCTCCCCCGCCCGGATCGCCGGTTCCTGCCTCGTGGCAGCGGCCTTGCTCGCGGCGGGTCTGTTCTGGGGCGTCATGCCCGAACTCCCCTTCGGCGGCTGGCCGACAGGCGCGGGGCTCATCCTGTCGAGTCTCATCCTCATCGCCCTGCTGGTGTACAGCTACCGCACGACGCGCACCGACGTCCGCGGGACCGGCTGA